The following proteins come from a genomic window of Pseudomonas putida:
- a CDS encoding dermonecrotic toxin domain-containing protein, translated as MPIQPSPVPDFRRAVATEFLSRPTLRSVLSQQVLELLVPCHATLAGAGLPDAESLILNIPAHIASGPQTYDAWTPRPLLEVMLEALHARQPLASLGADGGDFLLAVREPWFLRDQAGNPLPSGAISIGAQLAELDDLLLLLADSFCQAQVDFWKAPGSQGVSRDLWLQHLLKRVLLHNLPLQGLDEQQRQCLLSLLKNHGSTPSVFLVQVQLDKDVQWLPNLLVRGEWDEREVFLWCAPSSLVRAFSSLDLFAKALRDELAERQRFESMAWHRYELEGDVFAQQSSLLLEIMLDDIERLRYAQLPNCSLLERDFAALSDPARWFIEGYGQASGAQIALPPGLRHSSAANGFAYQRGVFELALAQAQSEGSGALEDVLDLRSYTRQVLRAQMLADFPVEANYFSDDLDLQLTINAGWPGGAGVGPGDSTVEHRSMTLTEFAIGNLWSLQNAQLTAVTHRENQLIMDWMNADYVKSLVQRVDIGKHYPTYVARKLDDPATQAERIKRFGREWRCSLLFSALYARLQGELSDAGLQCVTDFCHGYLDPQLPALMLMPLAFRREAGEIEQDEVSGMYVLFATEPARVLLYRPLYNETPLLEFASLDLMMAAIRRPGPLQDSVLEWMSPASRAVYAYGGFYEPHWPGPILNTQLLPERGHPPTFAAQFWRNDVDVKLYMANRNLLVELADRESVSNAESRWAILVRGAWLLFDVVTLMLRGPVAGVAWLVQAISGLHNDLAALRDGSAFERSAAVVDLLLNACMALMHLRLPQLPLGEPVQNIPRRGAMPAWGGAEALVVPVQGKVGVPGGLAQHGSTRLDFSWRGAQGFNVLSPQQRKVVSGMRVEQSLEGLEPLAAGPGRGLYRVGEHYYLTLGDGVYRATFEEQGLRMVGADGVMGPWLAFEHGQWRVDRGLRLRGGMPRSRLEALKEENRKKVEQLKSEESVLANQHNALAETLNRHRDLLNEKDKRIAVLEAVTEPDELTTRELELTRRLRKQIHLKIIYEVKGLAESSLKHEQVINSLFNMRHEDSAYSIVVAGQRSLIRQSLIENISVFYNEMAKIINAEDLANLAEQVVIHPESEEEISQYKHFRSVLEEVIQWEVDLVDMSRLLDALLEETLKDDTFVFKDDDTQERINKDNELKGTIEARRLSAIDLDFRLLQDLAEASLERLADVEERVLSQYLDYLAGDSLKSAGNAHGDLAGSELSLAERIEVLSGILEGYEEAAAMADYLGSVGGAAIRQEALQLYKKTLHGLQRAAQGDLAQAVREQELCEPAPPRPTVYAPRGGRRKLVRTQRGRKVLAQEVEVDGVAIVQQRDERTQHVLKTFHQRGSEWVEDVPQPAESEPPFSPLEPRLARKRAQALLAEVERINKLARSFFQAEQPNSLATVVDGHLEKLRHALSTLPRMSPEDALFENLGEAIERLQATRRDLLTGIYLSTDHPDARSLKFLLDNNQVTVQRAGPRKALAAGDYLDVYEVRRLPRAGQGQGDGLWEAHFHYPDIGTPARQFSKGHLKLWAQRKLGRLAQLRAATSGEDLVAIYRGDLRLNQVEGLIPFE; from the coding sequence ATGCCCATCCAGCCAAGTCCTGTTCCTGACTTTCGTCGGGCAGTCGCTACCGAGTTTCTCAGTCGCCCAACCCTGCGTAGTGTTCTGAGCCAGCAGGTTCTCGAATTGCTGGTCCCCTGCCATGCCACTCTGGCTGGTGCCGGGCTGCCCGATGCCGAATCGCTCATACTCAACATCCCTGCCCACATTGCGTCCGGCCCACAGACCTACGATGCCTGGACACCTCGGCCATTGTTGGAGGTCATGCTTGAAGCATTGCACGCCCGTCAGCCCCTGGCGTCGCTAGGGGCTGACGGTGGGGATTTCCTGCTGGCGGTCCGGGAACCTTGGTTCCTGCGCGACCAGGCGGGTAACCCGTTGCCGTCCGGGGCGATTTCAATCGGGGCCCAACTGGCTGAGCTGGATGACCTCCTGCTTTTGCTTGCGGACAGCTTCTGCCAAGCCCAGGTCGATTTCTGGAAGGCGCCAGGCAGTCAGGGCGTTAGCCGGGACCTGTGGCTGCAGCACCTGCTCAAAAGGGTGTTGTTGCATAATTTGCCACTGCAGGGGCTGGATGAACAACAACGTCAGTGTTTGCTCAGCTTGCTTAAGAATCACGGCTCCACTCCTTCGGTTTTTCTGGTCCAGGTGCAACTCGATAAGGATGTTCAGTGGCTGCCCAACCTGCTGGTCAGGGGCGAGTGGGACGAACGCGAGGTGTTTCTGTGGTGCGCCCCGTCCAGCCTGGTGAGGGCATTTTCATCGCTGGATCTCTTCGCTAAAGCGCTGCGGGACGAACTTGCCGAGCGCCAGCGCTTCGAATCCATGGCATGGCACCGCTATGAGCTCGAAGGCGACGTGTTTGCCCAGCAAAGCAGCCTGCTGCTGGAGATCATGCTCGATGACATTGAGCGTTTGCGTTATGCGCAGTTGCCAAACTGTTCGCTGCTTGAGAGGGACTTTGCTGCACTGAGTGACCCCGCGCGCTGGTTCATTGAAGGTTACGGCCAGGCCAGCGGGGCACAGATTGCGTTGCCGCCTGGCCTGCGCCATAGCAGTGCTGCGAATGGCTTTGCCTATCAGCGGGGGGTGTTCGAACTGGCGTTGGCTCAGGCTCAGTCCGAAGGGAGCGGGGCGCTCGAGGATGTGCTCGATCTGCGCAGTTATACCCGGCAGGTGCTGCGGGCGCAGATGCTTGCCGATTTTCCGGTCGAAGCCAATTACTTCTCGGATGACCTGGACCTGCAGTTGACCATCAATGCTGGCTGGCCCGGTGGTGCAGGCGTTGGGCCGGGTGATTCGACGGTTGAACACCGCAGCATGACCTTGACCGAGTTCGCCATCGGTAATCTCTGGTCGCTTCAAAACGCACAGCTTACCGCCGTAACGCACCGTGAAAACCAGTTGATCATGGACTGGATGAATGCCGACTACGTCAAGTCGCTGGTGCAGCGGGTCGACATCGGCAAGCACTACCCCACCTACGTCGCGCGGAAGCTGGACGACCCCGCTACCCAAGCCGAGCGGATCAAACGCTTTGGCCGTGAATGGCGGTGTTCACTACTGTTCAGCGCGCTCTATGCCCGCTTGCAGGGCGAGCTGAGCGACGCAGGCTTGCAATGTGTTACAGACTTCTGCCACGGCTACCTTGATCCGCAATTGCCAGCGCTGATGCTGATGCCTCTGGCCTTCAGGCGTGAAGCGGGCGAGATCGAACAGGATGAGGTCAGTGGCATGTATGTTCTGTTCGCTACGGAGCCTGCAAGGGTTTTGCTGTATCGGCCTCTGTACAACGAAACGCCTCTGCTCGAGTTTGCCAGCCTGGACCTGATGATGGCTGCAATCCGCAGGCCCGGGCCGTTGCAGGACAGCGTCCTTGAGTGGATGTCGCCTGCCTCGCGAGCCGTCTACGCGTATGGCGGCTTTTACGAGCCGCATTGGCCAGGGCCTATCCTGAACACCCAGCTACTGCCTGAGCGAGGGCACCCGCCAACCTTTGCAGCGCAGTTCTGGCGCAATGATGTTGATGTGAAACTCTATATGGCCAATCGCAACCTGCTGGTGGAGCTGGCTGACCGCGAATCGGTTTCCAACGCCGAGAGTCGCTGGGCGATTCTCGTTCGGGGGGCTTGGCTGTTGTTCGATGTTGTGACGTTGATGCTGCGTGGGCCAGTGGCCGGCGTTGCCTGGCTGGTACAGGCCATTTCCGGGTTGCACAACGACCTTGCGGCCTTGCGAGATGGCAGCGCGTTCGAGCGCAGCGCAGCTGTGGTCGACTTATTGCTCAACGCTTGCATGGCCTTGATGCATTTGCGTCTACCGCAGTTACCCCTAGGCGAGCCTGTACAGAACATTCCCCGTCGGGGCGCAATGCCCGCATGGGGTGGCGCAGAAGCACTGGTGGTTCCCGTACAAGGCAAGGTCGGTGTTCCGGGAGGGCTGGCGCAACATGGCTCGACCCGGCTGGATTTTTCCTGGCGCGGCGCACAGGGGTTCAATGTGCTCTCGCCCCAGCAGCGCAAGGTGGTGTCCGGCATGCGCGTCGAGCAATCGCTGGAAGGCCTGGAACCGCTTGCAGCGGGGCCTGGACGCGGGTTGTACCGCGTTGGTGAGCACTATTACCTTACGCTGGGCGACGGTGTATATCGGGCCACCTTTGAAGAACAAGGTTTGCGTATGGTCGGGGCCGACGGTGTCATGGGGCCTTGGTTGGCGTTCGAGCATGGACAATGGCGTGTCGATCGTGGCTTGCGCTTGCGAGGCGGCATGCCACGCAGTCGCCTTGAAGCCCTGAAAGAGGAAAACCGCAAGAAAGTCGAGCAACTCAAGAGCGAAGAATCGGTACTGGCCAACCAGCATAATGCGCTGGCCGAAACCCTGAACAGGCATCGCGACCTGCTCAATGAAAAGGACAAGCGCATCGCAGTGCTGGAAGCGGTGACTGAACCGGACGAGCTGACGACTCGCGAGCTTGAGTTGACCCGGCGTCTGCGCAAGCAGATCCATTTGAAAATCATCTACGAAGTCAAAGGCCTGGCTGAGAGCTCACTCAAGCATGAGCAGGTGATCAACAGCCTGTTCAATATGCGCCACGAAGATTCCGCCTACAGCATTGTCGTCGCAGGTCAGCGCAGCCTGATCCGTCAGAGCTTGATCGAAAATATCTCAGTCTTCTACAACGAGATGGCCAAGATCATCAATGCAGAGGACCTGGCAAACCTCGCCGAGCAGGTTGTCATCCACCCTGAGAGCGAGGAGGAAATCAGCCAGTACAAACACTTTCGCTCTGTACTGGAGGAGGTCATCCAATGGGAGGTGGATCTGGTTGACATGTCCCGGCTGCTTGACGCGCTACTCGAAGAGACCCTCAAAGACGACACTTTCGTGTTCAAGGACGATGACACGCAGGAGCGCATCAACAAAGATAACGAGCTCAAGGGCACCATCGAGGCGCGGCGCTTGTCGGCCATCGACCTCGATTTTCGTCTGCTTCAAGACCTGGCCGAAGCCAGCCTGGAAAGGCTGGCCGATGTTGAGGAGCGGGTTTTATCGCAATACCTCGATTACCTGGCCGGTGACAGCCTGAAAAGTGCAGGCAACGCGCATGGCGACCTGGCAGGAAGTGAGCTGTCGCTGGCTGAACGGATCGAGGTACTGAGCGGCATCCTGGAGGGCTACGAGGAGGCTGCGGCAATGGCCGACTATCTGGGCAGTGTGGGGGGCGCGGCTATCAGGCAGGAGGCGCTGCAACTGTACAAGAAAACCTTGCACGGATTGCAGCGCGCTGCTCAAGGTGACCTCGCCCAGGCAGTGCGAGAGCAGGAACTCTGCGAGCCCGCCCCACCGCGTCCAACGGTCTATGCCCCACGCGGTGGGCGGCGCAAGCTGGTCAGGACTCAGCGCGGGCGCAAAGTTCTCGCTCAGGAAGTCGAGGTAGATGGTGTCGCCATCGTCCAGCAACGTGATGAGCGTACTCAGCATGTACTGAAGACCTTCCACCAGCGCGGCAGCGAGTGGGTCGAGGATGTGCCGCAACCCGCTGAGTCAGAGCCGCCATTCTCCCCGCTGGAACCCCGCCTGGCGCGAAAGCGTGCACAGGCCCTGCTTGCGGAGGTCGAGCGGATCAACAAGCTGGCCAGAAGTTTCTTTCAGGCAGAGCAGCCCAATAGTCTGGCCACGGTTGTCGACGGGCACCTGGAAAAACTGCGTCATGCCCTGAGCACGTTGCCAAGGATGAGCCCCGAAGATGCCTTGTTCGAGAATCTGGGTGAGGCCATCGAGCGTTTGCAGGCAACCCGCCGAGACCTGTTGACCGGCATCTATCTGTCCACCGACCACCCCGACGCACGGAGCCTCAAGTTTCTGCTCGACAACAACCAGGTCACTGTCCAGCGCGCTGGGCCACGCAAGGCATTGGCAGCAGGTGATTACCTGGATGTCTACGAGGTCAGGCGCCTGCCGCGGGCCGGCCAGGGTCAGGGCGATGGGCTGTGGGAGGCACACTTTCACTACCCGGACATCGGCACTCCGGCGCGGCAGTTCAGCAAAGGCCACCTGAAACTGTGGGCACAGCGCAAACTGGGGCGCCTGGCGCAGCTGCGGGCTGCCACCAGCGGCGAAGACCTGGTCGCTATTTACCGGGGAGATTTACGCCTGAACCAGGTGGAGGGGCTGATCCCCTTTGAATGA